The following coding sequences lie in one Glycine max cultivar Williams 82 chromosome 19, Glycine_max_v4.0, whole genome shotgun sequence genomic window:
- the LOC100820187 gene encoding LOB domain-containing protein 25 — MASSSYSNSPCAACKFLRRKCMPDCIFAPYFPPEEPHKFANVHKIFGASNVSKLLNEVQPHQREDAVNSLAYEAEARIKDPVYGCVGAISVLQKQVLRLQKELDATNADLIRYSACNEMPNLGGRSRMCSDDGGGGGSSSLAHSHGFYYPNWNNDPCGNNNGYPRGDI, encoded by the coding sequence ATGGCCTCTTCTAGCTACTCCAATTCTCCATGTGCAGCCTGCAAGTTTTTGAGAAGGAAGTGCATGCCAGATTGCATTTTTGCCCCATATTTCCCACCAGAAGAGCCACATAAGTTTGCAAATGTTCACAAGATATTTGGTGCAAGCAACGTTAGCAAACTCCTCAACGAGGTTCAACCCCATCAAAGAGAGGATGCTGTGAACTCTCTGGCCTATGAAGCCGAAGCAAGGATCAAGGATCCAGTGTATGGTTGTGTTGGGGCCATTTCAGTGCTCCAAAAACAAGTCCTTAGGCTCCAAAAGGAACTTGATGCCACAAACGCTGATTTGATCCGCTATAGTGCTTGCAATGAAATGCCAAATCTTGGAGGGAGATCAAGGATGTGTAGTGATGATGGAGGAGGTGGTGGTTCCTCATCACTTGCTCACTCCCATGGTTTCTATTATCCTAATTGGAACAATGATCCTTGTGGAAATAATAATGGCTACCCCAGAGGGGATATATAA
- the LOC100782411 gene encoding F-box/kelch-repeat protein At1g55270, translated as MDRVIQPPLVDTTACLCRVDTGLKTVAGAKKYVPGTKLCLRPDIKPSIHPTRNKPARGDRSRSQSPLLPGLPDDLAIACLIRVPRVEHRKLRLVCKRWYRLLVGNFFYFLRKSLGIAEEWIYVIKRDRDGKISWHAFDPVYQLWQPLPPVPKEYSGALGFGCAVLNGCHLYLFGGKDPLKGSMRRVIFYSARTNKWHRAPDMLRRRHFFGSCVINNCLYVAGGENEGVHRSLRSAEVYDPNKNRWSFISDMSTAMVPFIGVVYDGKWFMKGLGSHRQVLSEVYQPENDSWYTIYDGMVSGWRNPSCTLNEKLYALDCKDGCKIRVYDEVADSWSKHIDSKMHLGSSRALEAAALVPLNGKLCIIRNNMSISLVDVSKLEDLKGSSAEQLWETIAGKGQFKTLVTNLWSSLAGRNRLKSHIVHCQVLQA; from the exons ATGGACAGAGTTATTCAACCTCCTTTG GTTGATACGACTGCGTGTTTATGCAGAGTAGATACAGGCCTAAAAACTGTTGCAGGAGCAAAGAAATATGTCCCTGGAACAAAGCTCTGTCTTCGGCCTGACATTAAACCATCCATTCACCCAACTAGAAACAAGCCAGCACGTGGTGACAGAAGCCGTAGTCAATCCCCTCTACTTCCAGGACTCCCTGATGATCTGGCTATTGCTTGCCTAATCCGAGTCCCACGAGTTGAGCACCGTAAACTTCGGCTTGTCTGCAAAAGATGGTATCGTCTTTTGGttggtaacttcttttacttTCTCCGCAAGAGTCTTGGAATTGCAGAAGAGTGGATATATGTCATTAAGAGGGACCGAGACGGGAAAATATCATGGCATGCCTTTGATCCTGTGTACCAACTATGGCAGCCCCTGCCACCTGTTCCTAAGGAATATTCTGGAGCTCTTGGTTTTGGCTGTGCTGTTCTCAATGGCTGTCACCTTTACCTGTTTGGAGGGAAGGACCCACTAAAGGGATCCATGAGACGCGTCATATTTTATAGTGCTAGGACAAATAAATGGCACCGTGCCCCAGATATGCTTCGTAGGCGGCACTTCTTTGGCTCCTGTGTCATAAACAATTGTCTGTATGTGGCTGGTGGGGAGAATGAGGGTGTGCACCGGTCCTTGCGATCAGCTGAAGTGTATGATCCCAACAAGAATAGATGGTCATTTATTTCAGATATGAGCACTGCAATGGTGCCTTTCATAGGAGTTGTCTATGATGGTAAGTGGTTCATGAAGGGACTCGGTTCTCATCGGCAGGTTCTGAGTGAGGTCTATCAGCCAGAGAACGATAGCTGGTACACTATTTATGATGGAATGGTTTCTGGCTGGAGGAACCCTAGCTGTACCCTAAATGAAAAGCTCTATGCCTTAGACTGCAAGGACGGCTGCAAGATTCGGGTTTATGATGAGGTTGCTGATTCATGGAGCAAGCATATTGACAGTAAAATGCATTTGGGGAGCTCACGGGCTTTAGAGGCTGCTGCTCTTGTCCCCCTGAATGGGAAACTCTGTATCATCCGTAATAATATGAGCATTTCTCTGGTTGATGTTTCAAAACTTGAAGATTTGAAAGGATCATCCGCTGAACAGTTATGGGAAACCATTGCTGGGAAAGGACAGTTCAAGACCTTGGTCACAAATCTATGGTCTAGCCTTGCTGGGAGAAATCGACTCAAAAGCCACATAGTTCACTGTCAGGTTCTTCAAGCTTAG